A region of the Sodalis ligni genome:
ATGCGATCCGGCTTGCCGAAATCCTGTTCCCAGGGCTGCTCGAAACCGGGGATACGCAAATTGGATACCGAGAACCCCGTCAGGCCGGCCTTGGGCTTGGAACCCCGTCCGGTGGCGCCCTCATCGCGGATTTCTCCGCCGGAACCGGTGGCGGCGCCGGGCCAGGGAGAGATAGCGGTGGGATGGTTATGGGTCTCCACTTTCATCAGAATATGCGCCGGTTCCTGGTGAAAATCGTAGCGCTGGTCCCGCGGGTCGGCGAAAAATCGTCCCACCGAAGAACCTTCCATGACCGCCGCGTTATCTTTGTAGGCCGATAGGACAAACTCCGGCGTCTGTTCAAAGGTATTCTTGATCATTTTGAACAGCGACTTTGGCTGTGCATGGCCGTCGATAACCCAATCGGCATTGAAGATTTTATGGCGGCAGTGCTCGGAATTAGCCTGGGCGAACATATAGAGTTCCACGTCGGTGGGATTGCGCCCCAAACGGGTGAACGCCTCCTGCAGATAGTCTATTTCATCGTCGGCCAACGCCAGCCCCAGTTGATGATTGGCACGCTCCAGGGCGGGACGGCCTTCGACGAGCATAGCCACTTCCCCTACCGGCGCCGGCGTCTGATGCGAGAACAACGCCGCCGCCTGTTCAAATTTATCGAACACAGTCTCCATCATCCGGTCATGGAGCAGAGCCCCCAGTTGGCGCCACTGTTCCTCGGTGAGGGTGGAGCCCTGGATATAAAACGCCAGTCCGCGCTCCAGACGCTTTACCTGCGGCAAACCGCAGTTATGGGCGATATCCGTGGCTTTCGACGACCAGGGGGAAAGCGTACCGGGGCGCGGCGTCACCAGCAGCAGGCGCCCCTCGGGGTCGTGTTCGGCGAGAGAAGGACCGTATTTCAACAGCCGCTGCAATCTTGCGTGTTCGTCGGTATTGAGGGGCGCGCTCAAATCGGCAAAGTGAACATATTCAGCATAGGCATCGCTTACCGGAAGCCGGGCTTCCTGGCAGCGGGCCAGCAGTTTGTTGATACGAAATGCCGACAGAGCGGGCGAACCACGCAGTATTTCCATAATAAAGATCTCTCGTCTTTGAACCGCCGCCCGCCAATGCGGGGTACGGCTTGCCATGGGGCGCAACTTCAGGGGGAAACGCGCGCCATTATAGAGAATCCCGGCGGCGGACGAAACCGTTTGCGCGGTTATTCTTGCGCGCTGAATAACCTTTATTAACGTATGGTCTTTAAGCTTTTTTGTTGCACCGTGGCGCTTTGTTGCGCAAAATGCCCCGACACCAGGGAGAAAATGATAACGATTTTGCCGTTCGAGACAGTAGGGATTGCACTCCGGCAAGAGATAACTATTTGAAGCGCTTAAAATTAAATTATGTCGTGATTGGCGCCATCACCGCATTGCTGACCTGGGCACTTTGGTTCAACGTGCCTTGGCATGGGATGCAAGATGATGTGCTCAGTCAAATCAAAGCCAGAGGAACGCTACGCGTCAGCACCATCGATGCTCCGCTGAGTTATACCACGACCAACCACCACCCCTCCGGTTTCGACTATGAACTGGCGAAACGCTTCGCCGATTATCTGGGAGTAAAGCTGGTTATCCGCCAGCGCGGCACCCTCAATGAACTGTTCGACGATTTGGATAACGACGACGCCGATATGCTGGCCGCAGGCCTCATCTACAATAACGAACGGTTGCAGCGTTACGCCACCGGCCCGGCCAATTATTATGTTTCCCAGCAGCTGGTGTATCGCCTGGGGCAGCCCCGGCCGAAAAATCTCGGCGCGCTGCAGGGCCGTCTGGCCGTGACTTCCGGGTCGGCCCATATTTCACTGCTGCGCGCCATGAAAGAAAAAAAATACCCCCAACTGGCGTGGGAGGTGTCATCGGATCTGGGCAGCAAGGCGTTACTAGAGCAGGTTGCGGAAGGCAAGCTCGATTATACGCTGGCCGATTCCGCCACCATCGGGTTGCTGCAGCGCATCCATCCGCAATTGGCGGTGGCGTTTGATGTCAGCGACGAAGAGCCGGTTACCTGGTATTTGCCAAAGAAAAACAGCGATAACCTGTCGGCCGCGCTGTTGGATTTTTACCACGGGCTGAATGAAGAAGGGATAATCGCCCGGCTGGAGGAAAAATACCTCGGCCATGTGGGCAGTTTTGATTATGTGGACACCAAAACCTTCCTCTCCTCCATCGATGCGACCTTACCGGCGTTGCAATCCCTGTTCCAGCAGTATGCCACTGAAATTGACTGGAAATTACTGGCGGCCATTTCTTACCAGGAGTCCCATTGGGACCCATTGGCCGTCTCCCCCACCGGTGTACGAGGCCTGATGATGCTGACCCGCGCCACCGCCGACAGCCTGGGCATCAACGATCGGCAGGATGCGGAGCAGAGCATTCGCGGCGGGGCGCTCTATTTATCCCATATGATGCAGAAAGTGCCCGAGACCATACCGGAAGATGAAAAAATCTGGTTTGCGCTCACCGCTTATAATATGGGATATGCCCATATGCTGGACGCCCGCGCGCTCACCGCCAAGCAGAAGGGCAATCCCGACAGCTGGGTGGACGTTAAACTCCGCCTGCCCATGCTCAGCCAGCCCCGTTATTACCAGCAGACTACCTACGGTTACGCCCGCGGCCAGCAGGCGTATGATTATGTGGAGAATATCCGCCGCTACGAAATGAGCCTGGTGGGCTATCTGCAGGAAAAAGATAAAGAAAAAGACAAAGAAACCGAGAAAGAAAAAACCCTTCAAGCAGCGCAAACCATCCCTCAGCCGCCAAGCTCCTTTCCGGTCGTTACCAGCCAATTTTCCGGCTTGACCGCCGTTCCATCCGGCATGGCGCCCGTTCTGGCCAAAGCCTCCCCTTAACCGACGGCGGGCGGCTGTTCTTTCATCGCCTGGCGCCGCGCTTTATGCGCAGCCCGGCGGCCGCGAAAAAACGCGCTGAGACGGCTTGAACACTCTTGCTCCAGCACCCCAGAGGTAATGTCCACGAGATGATTCATCCCCGGATGGCGCAGTATGTCGCACAGGGAGCCGGCCGCGCCGGTTTTCTCATCACGTGCGCCGAAGACCAGCCGCCCCACCCGTCCGTGAATCATCGCGCCGGCGCACATGACGCAGGGCTCCAGGGTGACATACAGAGCGGTATCCACCAGCCGGTAGTTGCCTAGCACCGCCCCACCCTGTCGCAAGGCCATGATCTCCGCATGGGCGGTGGGATCGTGGCGGCCGATCGACCGGTTCCAGCCTTCGCCAATCACCCGATCCCCCAAGACCAGCACCGCGCCCACCGGCACCTCGCCCTCGGCCTCGGCGCGTTCGGCAAGCCGCAAGGCATGGCGCATCCAGAATTCATCTCCCTGTTCAATGTTCATCATCGCCATCCCGGAAAAAGTCGTCGCGTAAATATACCCGCAAGCCGGCCCGTTAATCCAATTGCTTCAGGTCCCCCTCGCGGGTCACGCGCCAGCGATACTCGCAAAAATAAAGCAGCGGGCTGTCATGCAGGCTATCGCTATAGCAGCTGAAGAGCTTGAGCGGCGTGCCCAGTTCACGCTCCAGCTGGGCAACCTTTTCATGTCCCAGGCAGCGCAAGGTCAATACCCAGCCGCCATGAAGACGCTTCATCCGGCTGCCGATCAGGCGTACCCGCGGCAAAACAGCGCATCGCTGTATACCCCGCGCACCAGGGGCTCGGGGGAGCCGGTAATCAGCCAGACTTCGGTATCCTGGCTGTCCAGATACTCATTAAGCCGTTGCAGCACGATGGGAAATTCCGTGACGCGACGGCGAAACCAGGCGATAAAGCGGTCTTGCAGCTCAAGCAGGCGCGCCTCGCTATGCCCGAAGGTTATCGACCATAACAGCAGGCTCATCGGCCAGCGGGCCGAACGCCCTTTTGACAGCAGCCCGATAACCACGATGGGTAATACCGGCAATACCAGTACAATATTAAACGGCGAATGACAGAGCAAATATCGCAAAAAACACCCGAACATATCCTGCCGGTGCAGGGTGCCGTCCAAATCGAAAAAAATAACACGCGAGGCTGCTGAGCGGCTCAAAACACGTCCTCCGGCTCGAAAATCCTAAAAAAATAAGCGAATACAGGTTCAGTCAGGGTCATCCAGCGCTCGACGCAAATAACCCTGGTGTCGTTCCAACGCGCGTTGCGCTCCAGCGGCATCGACGCCGGTCAGTATCATCAGGATAGCCGGTTTGACCTCATAATCCGTTTGCGCAAGGGCGGCTTTCGCCACGGTTATTTCGACACCCGTAGCGTCGGCGACAATTCGACATGCCCGATCCACCAGCTTGATATTGGTGGCTTTCACATCCACCATCAGATTTTGGTAGACTTTTCCCAGTTTTACCATCGCCCCGGTGGAAATCATGTTCAGTACCAGCTTTTGGGCGGTGCCGGATTTCATGCGGGTGGAACCGGTAAGCACTTCCGGTCCGACGACCGGGGAGATGGCCACCGCGGCTTCGCGGGCGATGGGAGAATCGGGATTACAGGAAATCGCCGCCGTGGCGCAGCCCAGCCGGCGCGCATAACGCAGCCCGCCGATGACATAGGGCGTGCGCCCCGATGCCGCCAGCCCGATCACCATATCGGCGGCCGTCAGACCCAGCGCCTTTAAATCCTCTTCCGCCAGGGTCAGACTGTCTTCGGCGCCTTCCACCGCCTTCAGTAACGCGCCGGGACCGCCGGCAATCAGGCCGACGACCCGTTCCGGCGCCACGCCGAAGGTGGGCGGACATTCGGCGGCATCCAACACCCCCAGGCGACCGCTGGTTCCCGCCCCCAGATAGATCAATCTGCCGCCTGCCATCAACGCCGCCGCCGCCAGATCAACCGTCGCCGCGATGGCCGGCAGTTCCCGCGCCACCGCCTCCGGCACTTTACGATCCTCTTGATTAAACAAGCGCACCATGTCCAGAGTAGTAAGCTTGTCCAGATCCATGGAATCCGCGTTGCGGGTTTCCGACACCAGGGTACCTAAATTCATCACGCCACCATTGAATATTTAATTCAAATAACAAACACTATTATTGAATATTTAATTCCGGCGGGCGAGGGATTTCAGACTGGAAGGAGAGCTAACAAAGGGGTTCATCTCTTTCCGGCCGGCAGTGGAGCGAAGTCCGGTCTCGCGCCCGCCTCGAATTCATCAGTTTTACTTTAATCGGTCTATTGGAAACATTTATGAGCAGCCTGCTCCGCATTCGCCAGATTTATCACAGCCTGTCGGTTAACGATCACAAACTTGCGGATTATTTACTGGCTCAAACCGACGCGGCCAGACATCTCAGTTCGCAGCAGGTGGCGGCGCAGGCCGGCGTCAGCCAGTCCGGAGTGGTGAAATTCGCCCAGAAACTGGGGTACAAAGGTTTCACCGCCTTGAAACTTGCCCTGAGCGAAGCGCTCGCCACGGCACATATCCCTTTATCCGTCCCGGTGCATAACCAGATCCTCAGCGACGATCCCATCAAAACCGTCGGAGAAAAACTTCTGACGGAAAAACTCGCCGCCCTGCGGGCCACGCTGGACATCAACAGCGAAGATAAGCTTCGAGCGGGTGTGGCCCTGCTGAAAAACGCCGGCAGGATTGTCATCGTCGGCATCGGC
Encoded here:
- the tadA gene encoding tRNA adenosine(34) deaminase TadA translates to MMNIEQGDEFWMRHALRLAERAEAEGEVPVGAVLVLGDRVIGEGWNRSIGRHDPTAHAEIMALRQGGAVLGNYRLVDTALYVTLEPCVMCAGAMIHGRVGRLVFGARDEKTGAAGSLCDILRHPGMNHLVDITSGVLEQECSSRLSAFFRGRRAAHKARRQAMKEQPPAVG
- the mltF gene encoding membrane-bound lytic murein transglycosylase MltF, with protein sequence MKRLKLNYVVIGAITALLTWALWFNVPWHGMQDDVLSQIKARGTLRVSTIDAPLSYTTTNHHPSGFDYELAKRFADYLGVKLVIRQRGTLNELFDDLDNDDADMLAAGLIYNNERLQRYATGPANYYVSQQLVYRLGQPRPKNLGALQGRLAVTSGSAHISLLRAMKEKKYPQLAWEVSSDLGSKALLEQVAEGKLDYTLADSATIGLLQRIHPQLAVAFDVSDEEPVTWYLPKKNSDNLSAALLDFYHGLNEEGIIARLEEKYLGHVGSFDYVDTKTFLSSIDATLPALQSLFQQYATEIDWKLLAAISYQESHWDPLAVSPTGVRGLMMLTRATADSLGINDRQDAEQSIRGGALYLSHMMQKVPETIPEDEKIWFALTAYNMGYAHMLDARALTAKQKGNPDSWVDVKLRLPMLSQPRYYQQTTYGYARGQQAYDYVENIRRYEMSLVGYLQEKDKEKDKETEKEKTLQAAQTIPQPPSSFPVVTSQFSGLTAVPSGMAPVLAKASP
- the murQ gene encoding N-acetylmuramic acid 6-phosphate etherase, yielding MNLGTLVSETRNADSMDLDKLTTLDMVRLFNQEDRKVPEAVARELPAIAATVDLAAAALMAGGRLIYLGAGTSGRLGVLDAAECPPTFGVAPERVVGLIAGGPGALLKAVEGAEDSLTLAEEDLKALGLTAADMVIGLAASGRTPYVIGGLRYARRLGCATAAISCNPDSPIAREAAVAISPVVGPEVLTGSTRMKSGTAQKLVLNMISTGAMVKLGKVYQNLMVDVKATNIKLVDRACRIVADATGVEITVAKAALAQTDYEVKPAILMILTGVDAAGAQRALERHQGYLRRALDDPD